One Rosa chinensis cultivar Old Blush chromosome 5, RchiOBHm-V2, whole genome shotgun sequence genomic region harbors:
- the LOC112201922 gene encoding uncharacterized protein LOC112201922, translated as MTDVASRNPNLDRPAKRRVEELAEDDECKIPKQAKRRREESDEHAAGTGNSTSSDKEPPIVDDGSPLVLQQNEDKEGSGAKEDSDVEVSATEEDSDVEEVSATEEDYDSPDPYMFDNYVHEDDGRTYGYCASCVDNEVCKRCGHKDGCPAGVDPVKCFICGNSCQFTEPCPSLVLGECFEKGFMLPRSREGSGDSGYVPPAY; from the exons ATGACCGACGTCGCGAGCCGGAACCCTAATTTGGACCGTCCGGCAAAGCGCCGAGTGGAAGAACTCGCTGAGGACGACGAGTGTAAAATCCCTAAACAGGCGAAGCGCCGAAGGGAAGAATCCGATGAGCACG CTGCTGGCACTGGGAATAGTACATCGTCGGACAAGGAGCCTCCAATCGTAGATGATGGCTCCCCGTTGGTGCTGCAGCAAAACGAAGATAAGGAGG GTAGCGGTGCCAAAGAAGATAGTGATGTAGAAGTTAGCGCTACAGAAGAAGATAGTGATGTGGAAGAAGTTAGCGCTACAGAAGAAGATTATGATTCACCAGACCCCTATATGTTTGATAATTATGTTCATGAAGATGATGGTAGAACTTATGGATATTGTGCATCTTGTGTTGACAATGAAGTCTGCAAACGTTGTGGTCACAAGGATGGCTGCCCTGCTGGTGTGGATCCGGTCAAATGTTTTATTTGTGGTAACAGTTGTCAGTTTACTGAACCCTGTCCATCTTTGGTGCTCGGTGAGTGTTTCGAGAAGGGTTTTATGCTTCCAAGGAGTAGGGAAGGATCAGGTGACTCTGGATATGTTCCTCCAGCCTACTAA
- the LOC121049618 gene encoding uncharacterized protein LOC121049618, producing MESQESTFPGDKRPGTTDVENKPNKKAKTRKGLNFREIMAFPHNDITAISGKVQSWIRLYKNDHRDAARVELFNLILEACGLEFPKINDKGLVKWYPINKKNLQRYHIEDVRCDMIRFIESGVVRDYDTLQNEFPHIKVHLQNFCHNLVMWSHNEPLFFDTMKDCLDCFTTFSCHLPSGYNKTAIWMALQTVSSLLAIATNLRGKGKIDQDLNDLEQMVIQYYQGFFLRVYKDNDQEIRRSCLKELKMWTRTYPSIFLKQAYQECLQDSQKLADQDAN from the exons ATGGAGTCACAAGAATCAACCTTTCCAGGTGACAAGAGGCCTGGAACCACTGATGTTGAGAACAAGCCTAACAAGAAGGCTAAAACTCGGAAAGGCTTAAACTTTAGAG AGATAATGGCCTTTCCTCATAATGATATCACTGCCATCAGTGGGAAAGTACAGTCTTGGATAAGGCTTTACAAAAATGATCATCGTGATGCTGCTCGGGTTGAACTCTTCAATCTCATACTTGag GCATGTGGACTGGAATTTCCTAAGATTAATGACAAAGGGCTGGTCAAGTGGTATCCCATCAACAAGAAGAATTTGCAAAGATATCATATTGAGGATGTTCGTTGTGATATGATCCGGTTCATTGAAAGT GGGGTGGTTAGAGACTATGACACCCTACAAAATGAGTTCCCACATATCAAGGTTCATCTCCAAAATTTTTGCCATAATTTGGTCATGTGGTCTCACAATGAGCCACTTTTTTTTGACACCATGAAGGACTGTCTGGATTGTTTTACCACATTTTCATG CCATCTCCCAAGCGGATACAACAAAACTGCTATTTGGATGGCTCTCCAAACAGTCAGTTCTTTGTTAGCTATAGCCACAAATCTACGTGGTAAAGGGAAGATTGATCAAGACTTGAATGATTTGGAACAGATGGTGATTCAGTATTATCAGGG GTTCTTTCTTCGGGTCTATAAAGACAATGACCAGGAAATTCGGCGCTCATGCTTAAAGGAATTAAAGATGTGGACCAGAACATACCCATCGATCTTCTTGAAGCAAGCATACCAGGAATGCCTTCAAGATAGCCAAAAATTAGCAGATCAGGATGCCAATTAG